Proteins from a genomic interval of Psychrobacter fulvigenes:
- a CDS encoding ABC transporter permease subunit (The N-terminal region of this protein, as described by TIGR01726, is a three transmembrane segment that identifies a subfamily of ABC transporter permease subunits, which specificities that include histidine, arginine, glutamine, glutamate, L-cystine (sic), the opines (in Agrobacterium) octopine and nopaline, etc.) — translation MNMMTELATAYPGLMGGMITTLKVLFLAILGGISLGTILALMRLSGIKALEVPAKLYVNYFRSVPLLLVLLWFYFAVPMIYFWIAGKYLQLDAAFASCVVAFMMFEAAYFSEVVRAGIQSIGSGQVNAAKALGMTYGQTMRLVILPQAFRKMLPLILQQCIILFQDTTLVFAIGLTDFFRAAYVRGELMGLLTPYILGAGAVYFIISLSASIGVQQVQKRLRF, via the coding sequence ATGAATATGATGACTGAACTCGCGACAGCTTACCCTGGTTTGATGGGTGGCATGATTACCACTCTAAAGGTGTTGTTTTTAGCGATTCTTGGGGGCATCAGTTTAGGAACGATACTGGCTCTGATGCGCTTGTCTGGGATCAAAGCTTTAGAAGTGCCAGCCAAGTTATACGTCAATTACTTTCGTTCCGTGCCACTCCTATTAGTATTGCTGTGGTTTTACTTTGCTGTCCCTATGATTTATTTTTGGATAGCAGGTAAATACTTGCAACTTGATGCCGCTTTTGCTTCCTGTGTCGTCGCCTTTATGATGTTTGAGGCGGCCTATTTCTCAGAAGTCGTGCGTGCGGGTATTCAGTCTATCGGTAGTGGGCAGGTCAATGCTGCCAAAGCGCTCGGTATGACGTACGGGCAAACCATGCGCTTGGTGATTTTGCCGCAAGCCTTTCGCAAGATGCTGCCGCTTATTTTGCAGCAGTGTATTATTTTATTCCAAGATACGACATTGGTATTCGCTATCGGTTTGACGGACTTTTTCCGCGCCGCTTATGTCCGTGGCGAGCTGATGGGTTTACTTACGCCTTATATTTTGGGAGCAGGAGCGGTGTATTTTATCATCAGTTTGAGTGCCTCTATTGGCGTACAGCAAGTACAAAAACGCCTACGCTTTTAA
- a CDS encoding amino acid ABC transporter permease, with the protein MNYSWNWGVLFEQTGVGNELYIHWMITGLGWLLLIGSIAWAIAMVIGTVFGIMRTLPNKTARSIGTAYVTFFRNIPLLVQLFFWFYVAPGWLTPALQEWWYKDLSPNTSAMLSASIGLGLFTAARIVEQVRTGIESLPQGQINAAYALGFTVPQAYKEVLLPQAFRIILPPLSSELTNCFKNASVASLVGVMELISQTKTISEYTQNNLEIYTYATVIYLVFNLSLIAIMGLIERKLRVPGLIAGSQK; encoded by the coding sequence ATGAACTATAGCTGGAACTGGGGTGTGCTCTTTGAGCAGACCGGCGTTGGTAATGAGCTGTACATCCATTGGATGATCACTGGCCTTGGCTGGTTGTTATTGATTGGTAGTATTGCATGGGCAATCGCCATGGTCATTGGTACTGTCTTCGGTATCATGCGCACCTTACCAAACAAAACCGCACGCAGTATTGGTACTGCTTATGTGACGTTCTTTCGTAATATTCCACTGTTGGTACAGTTATTCTTTTGGTTCTATGTCGCCCCTGGTTGGCTGACTCCTGCCTTACAAGAATGGTGGTACAAGGACTTATCGCCAAACACTTCTGCTATGCTCTCCGCGAGTATTGGCCTTGGACTGTTCACTGCCGCACGTATCGTGGAACAAGTACGTACGGGTATTGAATCCTTACCACAAGGCCAAATCAATGCCGCTTACGCACTGGGCTTTACGGTTCCGCAGGCTTATAAAGAAGTGCTGTTGCCGCAAGCCTTTCGTATCATACTGCCGCCCCTTAGCTCAGAGCTGACCAACTGCTTCAAAAACGCTTCTGTTGCCTCCTTAGTTGGAGTCATGGAGCTGATCAGCCAAACCAAAACCATCAGTGAGTATACTCAAAACAACCTTGAGATCTATACTTACGCCACGGTTATATACTTGGTATTCAATTTGTCCTTGATCGCTATTATGGGCTTGATTGAACGCAAACTGCGTGTGCCAGGGCTTATTGCAGGGAGTCAGAAATGA
- a CDS encoding glutamate/aspartate ABC transporter substrate-binding protein encodes MIHSISKPLTLVAFMALGLAGCNNSSQTATDDMPADGAATDTAASLSATLQKIKDSGTIVVGYRDSSIPFSYIADDPNQPMGYAHDLEMKVVEAVKQKLNMPDLNIRYNLITSQTRIPLVQNGTIDFECGSTTNNEERQKQVAFSNGFFEIGTRLLTGTDSGINDFEDLADKTLVTTAGTTSERYIRQYIDDNQMDTDLISAKDHGEGFLMLENGRADAFMMDDVLLAGEQAKAKNPDDWVIVGTPQSFEIYGCMMRKDDPEFKAVVDEALVNVFSSGEINAIYDKWFMNPIPPKNVNLNFEMSDNLKALIADPHDSAQPKDAVQ; translated from the coding sequence ATGATTCACTCTATCTCCAAGCCCTTAACCTTAGTTGCCTTTATGGCGTTAGGCCTAGCTGGCTGTAACAACAGTAGCCAGACTGCTACTGATGACATGCCAGCCGACGGCGCAGCGACAGACACTGCAGCCAGCCTCAGCGCTACCCTACAAAAAATAAAAGACTCAGGCACCATCGTCGTTGGCTACCGCGATTCTTCCATTCCGTTTTCATATATTGCTGATGATCCCAATCAGCCGATGGGTTATGCCCATGATTTGGAAATGAAAGTGGTCGAAGCAGTGAAACAAAAGCTAAATATGCCAGACCTAAATATTCGCTATAACCTAATCACTTCACAAACTCGTATTCCATTAGTACAAAACGGCACCATCGACTTTGAGTGTGGCTCAACCACCAACAACGAAGAGCGTCAAAAGCAAGTGGCTTTCTCTAATGGTTTCTTTGAGATTGGTACGCGACTGCTAACCGGTACCGACTCTGGTATTAATGACTTTGAAGACCTAGCAGACAAAACCTTAGTGACCACAGCTGGGACGACATCAGAGCGCTATATTCGTCAATATATTGATGATAATCAGATGGATACCGATCTGATCTCTGCCAAAGATCACGGCGAAGGTTTCCTTATGTTAGAGAACGGCCGCGCTGATGCCTTTATGATGGATGATGTCCTGCTCGCAGGCGAACAAGCCAAAGCAAAAAATCCTGATGACTGGGTAATCGTTGGTACACCGCAGTCATTTGAGATCTATGGCTGTATGATGCGTAAAGACGATCCTGAGTTTAAAGCCGTCGTCGATGAAGCTTTGGTTAATGTCTTTAGTTCAGGTGAAATCAATGCCATCTATGACAAGTGGTTCATGAATCCTATCCCACCGAAAAACGTCAACCTAAACTTTGAGATGTCAGATAACTTAAAAGCGTTAATTGCCGATCCACATGACAGTGCTCAACCAAAAGACGCGGTACAGTAA